GCTGCATTACCCGCTCTTGATGGATTTACTGGAGAGGTCCTTATCCTTTGCGGTGATGCTCCTCTTCTCTTGGAAAGCTCTCTGGTCTCTCTCATACACAACCATCGAGCTCAGGACGCAACCCTCTCTCTTTTAACAGCACACCACTCAGAGCCTGGCTCTTACGGACGAATACTTCGATGTCCTGATAGTGGAAACTTACTTGGAATTCGAGAGGCTCGCGACGCCTCGCCAGTAGAGCTAGCGATACAAGAGGTGAACTCTGGTGTCTACGTTATTGACTCAGCTTTCCTTCCAGGAGCCCTAAGCCAGCTAGAACCAGATAATGCGCAAGGTGAATTTTATCTGACTGACATTGTCGGAAAGGCCATAGAGGAAGGACAGAAGGTGGTCAGCTCCTCTTGCTCGAGCAAGGAGCTGACAGGAGTAAACTCCTTCGGCGATTTGCAACAGGTGAATGCCATACAACGAGAAAGGATAATTGAAGAATTCACTCGAGAGGGAGTCCTTTTTCTGCTCCCAGAAGGGGTTGTCGTTAGTCCAAAAACGAAGTTCGGTAAAGGCGTCCAGGTCGGTCCGAGCACCGTGATTGGTCCAGATGTTGAGATTGGCGACAATGTCGTTATCGAGGGAATGAGTCATATATCAAACTCGGTAATCAGCGCAGGAGCCGTCATTAAATGGGGGTGTCGCATCGAGGGGGCCGAGATTGGTAGAGACTCGGCGGTTGGCCCCTTTGCCCACTTGCGTCCCGGTACTCAGTTAGGAAATGAAGTGAAAATCGGAAACTTTGTTGAGATCAAAAAGTCTTCATTGGGCAACGAAACAAAAGCTTCACACCTCTCATATCTTGGCGATGCAACGATCGGTGCTGGAGTAAATATTGGCGCCGGCACAATAACATGTAACTACGATGGTTATAATAAATCGGTAACCGTTGTGGGTGATGGCGCCTTTATTGGCAGCAACTCGTCACTGGTAGCTCCTGTAGAAATTGGATCGGGAGCTACGGTAGGGGCAGGTTCAACCATCACAAAGCATGTGTCGAAAGATGCGCTAGCAGTAACACGCGCTGATCAACGAGAAGTTTCTGGGTGGTCAAAAAAGAGGCGAGAGAGAGGATAGCCTACTCGGAAAGAAGAATTTCCGATGATTGTTGTAGCTTGCGCTCTCTCGTGCGAGTTTTCTTTTGCCGACGCTTGGCAATTTTCTGATCTCGCTGATTTCTCTTTGCTTTTGTTCTCTTTGCTAATGATGCCATATCGTTCCTAATAGCTAACTGAAATATCTCTCTCTACGAATGGAACCATCCAATTCCTATCTGTTCTTTCGTAAAAGAAATCTTTTTCAAACTACACCACTTTTCTGTAGTAACTGGGGTAGTAACGGTTCCGTCTTCTGAGCATCTCTACCAACAGCGATGCCAACAGGTCGGAAACAAACGTTTTGTTCGAGAGACGACTTTTCGTAGACTCGTCTCTCAGATACCAAAGTCGACAGTATAAAGGTTTCGTTCTCTGGATCAACCAGCCGCTTAACAACCTTAAATATCGAGGTTTTTTGTCTTTAACGCATTTTCCTCGATAAAGTTTCGGCGTGGCTCAACCTGGTCGCCCATTAAGACCGTAAATATCTCATCGGCTGAAAGTGCATCCTCAATCTCTACTCGGAGCAACGTTCTTGTCTCGGGATTCATCGTTGTATCCCATAGCTGCTCTGGGTTCATCTCTCCAAGACCCTTAAAGCGAGATATTGTCAGCCCCTTTCTTCCTCGCTCGTCAATTCCCTGAACGAGGTGACTAAAGTTCGCGTAATCTCCTACCAAGTCTTTTTCATCATAAAGATGGTAAGGCGCTTCGCCCAGTTTTTTTGCTTCTTCAAGAATTTTTCGCAGTCGTTGAAATCTCGCCTGATTAAATATTCGTTTACTAAACTCAGTCTTCTTTAGAACGCCTTGGACCCTACTTTCGAACAGCACGGAATAGGTTGTTTCTGTAGAAGAGTTGGTATCACCGCCCTCAGCGGAGACTGGCTTGTCCTGAACAACGGCAAAGTTGACCTGTTGCGACTTTTCATCGGAAGTAAATTTCTCGAGGATATGATTCCCAACTTCTGCCAGCTTCTGTTCCGATTGAAACATTTCTTCGGTGTCGTCTGCACGCATCGCAAGTTCTACTAGCAAGCCACTATCGCTGCGCTCGTTTCGGTATTCCGCAAGAATCGGATTCATCCTGCCGAGGTTTAACACATGATGCTTCAACTGCTGCTCGCTCGTCTTAACGCCATTCCGCGACTCTAAACGACAACCATCGACACCGTTTCCAACAACCAAGTCGGCCATCTCGCCTTCGCTCTTAATGTACTTTTCTTTTTTGCCACGCTTAATCCGATAAAGGGGTGGTTGAGCAATATAAAGGTGCCCGCGCGCGATTAACTCATTCATTTGGCGATAAAAGAAAGTTAACAGAAGGGTGCGAATGTGGCTTCCGTCAACATCAGCATCCGTCATGATAACGATTTTATGATATCGCAACTTCAATACATCAAAATTGTCAGAGCCAATTCCAGTCCCCAGCGCGGTAATAAGTGTCCGTATCTCTTCAAACGAGATCATCTTGTCGAAACGAGCTTTCTCGACGTTCAGAATCTTTCCCTTCAATGGAAGCACTGCTTGATTTGATTTTTCTCTTGCCTGCTTTGCAGAACCTCCTGCCGAATCTCCCTCAACAATAAACAGCTCAGCTTCCTCGGGGTTTTCATTTTGACAATCTGCAAGTTTCCCAGGCAACGCTGCTGAGTCCAGTGCGCCCTTTCTTCGAACAAGCTCTCGAGCCTTTTTGGCAGCAGCTCGAGCTCTTGCAGCTTCAAGAGCCTTATTCACTATCGTC
This is a stretch of genomic DNA from bacterium. It encodes these proteins:
- the glmU gene encoding UDP-N-acetylglucosamine diphosphorylase/glucosamine-1-phosphate N-acetyltransferase, with protein sequence MSLTTSCLLRTEERNMTERLAIVILAAGKGTRMGGETAKVLRSSFNGPLLQEVMKSVVGLQPEKMVVVTGFQADEVEQSARTYRDELIEEHGQEFTASLEFCIQSEQRGTGDAVKAALPALDGFTGEVLILCGDAPLLLESSLVSLIHNHRAQDATLSLLTAHHSEPGSYGRILRCPDSGNLLGIREARDASPVELAIQEVNSGVYVIDSAFLPGALSQLEPDNAQGEFYLTDIVGKAIEEGQKVVSSSCSSKELTGVNSFGDLQQVNAIQRERIIEEFTREGVLFLLPEGVVVSPKTKFGKGVQVGPSTVIGPDVEIGDNVVIEGMSHISNSVISAGAVIKWGCRIEGAEIGRDSAVGPFAHLRPGTQLGNEVKIGNFVEIKKSSLGNETKASHLSYLGDATIGAGVNIGAGTITCNYDGYNKSVTVVGDGAFIGSNSSLVAPVEIGSGATVGAGSTITKHVSKDALAVTRADQREVSGWSKKRRERG
- the gyrB gene encoding DNA topoisomerase (ATP-hydrolyzing) subunit B, yielding MENSTAENALNKDEKLTYGSEQIKVLEGLEAVRKRPGMYIGDTFDRGYHHLVYEVLDNSVDEALAGYCDEITLTLHIDGSATIQDNGRGIPTGMHPTEGVSGVEVVMTKLHAGGKFEKDAYKVSGGLHGVGVSVVNALSEWLKVQVHQDGNLHEMSFKRGAPDEPLKITGSTDRTGTTVTFYPDHEIFSEVNGFQTETLVHRIRELAYLNAGLKFNVRDERDGKEESFHFEGGIKSFVEHVNNNKQPLFDTPVHIKGELDSIQLELALQYNQGYQENIFTYANNINTTEGGTHLAGFKAALTRCINSYATKNDLLKNTKDGITGDDTREGITAIISVKLPEPQFEGQTKTKLGNSEIKGFVEQIVGDRLGVFLEQQPGVAKTIVNKALEAARARAAAKKARELVRRKGALDSAALPGKLADCQNENPEEAELFIVEGDSAGGSAKQAREKSNQAVLPLKGKILNVEKARFDKMISFEEIRTLITALGTGIGSDNFDVLKLRYHKIVIMTDADVDGSHIRTLLLTFFYRQMNELIARGHLYIAQPPLYRIKRGKKEKYIKSEGEMADLVVGNGVDGCRLESRNGVKTSEQQLKHHVLNLGRMNPILAEYRNERSDSGLLVELAMRADDTEEMFQSEQKLAEVGNHILEKFTSDEKSQQVNFAVVQDKPVSAEGGDTNSSTETTYSVLFESRVQGVLKKTEFSKRIFNQARFQRLRKILEEAKKLGEAPYHLYDEKDLVGDYANFSHLVQGIDERGRKGLTISRFKGLGEMNPEQLWDTTMNPETRTLLRVEIEDALSADEIFTVLMGDQVEPRRNFIEENALKTKNLDI